AGGATGCCCTGAAAGAGGAAGCGCCCGAGAAAGAAGGTCTGATTGCAACCAAAATGAACGAGATGTATGGGAACAGTGGGACAGATGCAGAGACAGCCCCTGCCTTTAGTCTTGCATCTGTTCCAAGCTCAGAGACTCAACATGCTCCTGGTGAAGCAAAGAAACGGGAGGAGGAACGTGTTGTGAAAGAGTCGTTGGTATAACAGAAAGCGTTTTCCATCTCTTGTCATCACAAAGCCTGAAAAGACTCCATTTGTATCTCTCCTTCGAGAACTCTTCCGTATCCAGATCAGTAGATCTTAGATATTGAGCTGATTTCAGATATTTCAAGCATACACCTTAACTTTTGAAGCAGGATCTCTTAATGATCCTGTTTTTTATAGTTCACTGCACTTGTGaagaatttaatatttttcttatgaGATTTAAATGTGAAATCTCTCTATTGCTggtgaaagagaaatattttagttttgaaATGATCTAGTCATGGTAACTATATTTTTCAGACATTAATGAATGACTGTCCTTTTATTTAAAgtaattatttattaatattatttcacAATTAAGAAAATTTTTTGCATATTATTCTTCCAGAGTGCATCCAGGTAGCCAGTGAAAGATGAGCCAAATGAGATAATATTAAGAATAATTACAGAAATGACAAGGTTTTGTGAACAAAAATCTCCAATGTCTTAAAGAAGCacttttctttgaatatttgaaTAAGCTTTAAGGATTTTTGTTATATACAGAGAAAGTGCAATTATGTCTTAAAGATTTGTTTGCATAGCCAAAACAAAGCGTCTGCAGATATGTTCTCAGGGTTGAATATCAGTTTTAAGGTCTCTGAATACACATTGCAATCATAAACCATTCAGGTCTCTACAGTACAGATGTAAGCTGTATTTATATTCatgcttcttttctgttttcctgtttcatCTAGATTATATGGCAGGAAAGCAATGGACAAAAATAGCGTTTGGAGAACATCCTCCAAGAATTCCCAGTCCCTGTAACAAAACCGCCTCTAGCATTTCTTTGAGCCCCACAACAAGTGGAAATCTCCTGCTGAAGCACTCTTGGTTACTGTTAGTTAACAAGATGCATCCCTGGGGATTGGAGCAGGTCTTTAAACAACATTTCGTAGCAAGCTGCTTCAACAGGTACCTTAAATCCCACCTGCCACCAAGAGTCGGGATCCTTGCCCAAAGCAATGAAGGCTCCCAAGGAGGGGGGTTGTACTGAGCCGTGTGTCTTGCTCCATATGTTGCCTTGCTCAGTGTGGTGTTGTCCGAGGTCACGTCGCCTTGTAAAGTCTGGTCTGAGTCGGAGCACCTTTGGTTTTTGGCATGCCTGGCACATGCGGGAGTGCAGCGGTGGTGAGGGTGCGTGTGGCTCTGGAGAAGTTGTTGTGTGTGGTGGCATGTGCCGGGGTGTCTGCAGAACTAGGGCCATGGGCAAAGCCCAGCGGCTTGGGGCCGGCCGGCTGCGGGCAGACCCTTGCCGGGAAACATCCAGGCAGAGAAGAGTGTGCCCAGGGGGAAGGGTTTTAGCCACCATTTATATGGGTGGCCAAAAGGAAAGTAAATTGGGAAAACAGGGGGATGGCCCAGAGTTCAGACAAAAATTTCATTTCTGGACTGTCatctttaaaagggaaaaataattgaGATCAAAAAAACCATGAACCAAAGAACTTTTTAGAACTTTTTCCGGTTAAAACAAGGGCTACTTCCTGAAGACACAGGgtctgtcatttttttttcttgggcagATTTTGGCTCCAAGCCGTTACGGACGTCCCATGTTCACGTTGGCCAGGAGCAGTGCTAAGCTTGCTTGCGTCCGTATGCTTTCGGCCAGGCAGCAAGGTCGTTCTGCTCATGACGTAACGCTGTGTTGTGCTTTCGTTTTGATGTGCGTAGGGTGATGCTCCCTGGAATAGGAGCCTGAGCTATTTACTATGTGACGTGATGCTTTAAACTGCGTTTACATGGGAAGCATCCATGGCACAGCAGTTTCCAGCCTGGACTGTGGTTAACAATTGATGCTGCTTGTACATACGTGTCGTCAGTGGTGGAAAAATGCCAAAGAGCAGATTTCATTTGAGCTAAAGCCATTTTTCTTTgtacatttcttaaaataaatgactGTAAATGATCTATTATTACATTACCAAATGTGTTGGTGTGTGTTAGAGGAAGAAACATTTTCACTACCCCTGGGAAGGCCAAGCCTGCGGGAAAGTACTTGCCCCCCTGCTAAAGGCCCCTTCCCTTTGCTGGAGGCCAGAGCAGGGGACTCCCTGCGAGCTGCCTTGCCTGGAAACCTGCCATCCTCAGCAGGACCCACAGCAGATCTTCAAAGTCAGGGAGAGGCTGGGATAGCCCTGATCGGGGCCCATCCTGCAGGAGAGACCCCGGGCTGAAACCTCCCCCCAGCACCTCCAATCCCACCAGACCCTGGAGCCTCTGTGCTGCTGGTGTATGACTCCTATGGGGTCTGCGGGCTCCTTGGGGTCTCCCGCCAACCTGCAGCAAGGAGCCCCAATGTCTCCACAGGCTGCAGGAGATGCTGGGGTAGGTTCAGCCGAGGAGGAGAGGGCTGGGTCCCACCAGCTGCACAAGGGCCCTTCGGTGCTGGAAGGACAAGGCAGCAGTGAACGAAGGACGTTTCTGTGTCAAAGGGAGGCCAGAGCCACCTCCAGTACCCACCTGCATCCCAGAGGACCACAGCAGGGCCCCGCTGCTGTGTTTTCTCTCTCCCAGGAACAGCATGTGCCGGGGCTTCATGTAATTCAAGTTGAGAGTATCGCTGCTTCGGAGCAGCAACGTACTGGGGGAAGGAGGTGGCATGACCCTGCGTCCTCCTGCAACTGCGGAAAGGACAGCGATGAAACCCAAGCCATGATGAATAGGGATGGGCTGGCAAAGGACACAGCtgcctggcagctggctgctccatctccaaGAGGCTGTCTCTCCCCACCTGAATGCAGCTGGGCTACTGTGCCGCACGAGCAGGGAGCTACCGGgtgctgcaggctggggctgggcagcgatGTGGCCCCAGCAATAACCCCAAGGGAAGagatgtggggacatggggatgctaCCCACTGAACCCTCCCCACGAGACTGTGTCTCCCAAATACTCCCTGCTGCTGGGTAAGAGCTGGGCTTGCACAGAGGCCTCCAAGGGGAAAATGGGACCTTCTTGCCAGACCTCCTAAATGGGATCTGTGCCCATTAGAAGGTGctgaggagctggcaggcagagtGGGATAGATTtgtccactgtcactgcaaaCCATCTTTAGTGTGTGCCACGCTCCCGGTTTTGCTCCACAGGGCTTTCCAGGGTATCTCCAGCCCTGTGCTGGTTCATGGCTTGTTATTTCTGAGCTAGATCATCAGAGGGTCAGCAGGAGAGCCACAAGACGTTGAGGGACCCCATCAGGCTGGCCTTCCAGTGCAGGCTACGAAGATACCTGCAGGGCAGCAGACAGCAATCTCTGTCTTGTCCGTCTCAGGTGAAGTTGAATCCAGCCCCAGGGGTTCATAAAATCCCTCCTGGGCATCCCCCATCACTTCAGCCTTGCTGAGAGACCATGGCCAAGCTGCACCAGGCTGTGCTGGAGACACGGACAGCCCGCGCTGGCTTTTTCTCAGCAAGGTCGGAGGTGCTGGCATCAGGGACTCAGCAGTGCAGCCCCAGCGGGCAGAGGAGGCCCATGTCCAAGCTATCTTCGCTGTCTGGCAATGGCCGACTTCATTGCTAGTAGGGCAGTGCCCAGAGCATGCACAGGGATCCATCTCCAGGCTGTGGTTACACCTCTTGACTGCCACGTAGCTACACTCCATGGCTGTCCATGCTCGCAGTGTTGTGCCAGTGTACGGCACCTTGCACAGCACGATCTGCCCAAGACGGGGACGCAAGCTGCTCCACTGggaagagcctcctctcccatctCCGCTCTTTCTCTCCTGAGCTCACTTTTGCTCTGGGAACCTCTATTTCGGGTCCTTCTTGCTTCACATCCCCTTTCAGACAAGGTGAGACTTGCACCACAGCCACCGGGTGCTCAGagactgcaaaaaaaaagtctgcagaaGGTTGAAGATTTGGGGAGGCCCCAAGCAAAGAAACCTGGGCTCTGGGGACCATCGTGGCTGGCAAAAGTACCCAAAGGTGTTTTTTCACAGGGAGTTACAGTTCAGTGCTCTCAAACAGGCTGTGAAGTGCAGGGGGAGGCGTGCTGTGGCATGGCATGAAGAGAAACCATATTTTTGTGCCAGAGTGGAAGGGGACAGAGCGCGACTCTGGATGCCGCTTCGTACTTCCGCAGACAGTGGCCGTGTCCAAAGGACTCAAGGAGAAAGGTCTCCGTGACAGCAAAACGGCATGTGCAGAAGGACCAGGCACAGCTGGCATCCAGGTAGGTAAGACTTGCATTTTGACCATCTCTCATCTTGTCTGGTTTTCACCCAGCAAGACCCTTCCCTGGACTGACAGCTGCTGGGACACTCCAAGACATGGTGAGCTGTAGCACGGGACACAAGGTGGGGCACCAAGTTCTGCTGCAGCCCACGGTGAGCAAAGAGCAGGCAAAATCCTGCCCCACATTCCCTCTCCCTACCCAAACCATGCTCCTCTCTTGCTGTGCTTCACGCACAGCTTGGGCTCTTACAACCGGGCCAGCGTCAACCCCTGTTCGCTGGCCAAGCAGCCGAGCATTTCTCATCACCTGCAACAGCTGCCCCACGGGAGCCCTGGGTCCAGTCCTGCCTTGCTGGGGGGTGACCACCATTCTCTGCCCCACACTGGGAGGTGGCAATGCCAGAAGTAGCACCCGGGTCCCCTGGCACTGCCGTGTCCTCGGTGGCCCCCTCTagcgcggcgggggcagcggcctCTGCATCGCTGAGGGTTTAGCAACTCGGCTTGTCTCCGAGTCGCAGGCGTAAACCGTGCTCACCTGCAGCAACCTTCGTCAGGCAACGCTGCCATGACGAACGCAGCCCGGAGACACGAGGCCGAGCATCTTTGCGCGCCGCTGCCAagccccggggcagcggcaggcGCAAGCTCGGCCCACCCCAGCGTCTGCGCTGCATTCAAAACCGGGCCCCAGGGAAAGTCCCCGCCGAGCCCGATTTACATGAGCAGGAAAGGGGCTGtcttgcagagcagcagctttgcCATTTTTAGTCGTGGAGGCCAGGCTGGTCAGGCAGGCCGCTGTGTTTTGCAGAACTTGGGACTGGATGTTTCCCTGCTGTTTGCAGTGAAATATGGCTGGTGTTTTCAAGAGGCTGTGGGTGCTCCAGGCGAACCTCTGGATGATGGCCCTGGTCACAGGTAGGCGTCAGATCTGGGCTTTGCATTAAGGAAGGGTCTAAGAGCTGCAAAAGCAAGGGAACATGCACCAAGGGGATTAGCTAGCGTGTGTCTGGGCCTGGTGTAGTGCAACAGGAGACTTCATTCAGGGCTGGCtttaaatgaattatttccaagcTTTGCAATCCCCACTCTCAGTCCTGCTTTTTGCACAAAATAAGCCTCGGGCTCAGCAGAGCACGGTGAGCCGGGGGTGGCCCATATGGGCTGGGCTCGAAGCGTGGCTCGGGTTTAGGGGAGCACGCCGTGTTGTTTCCCGTTGGCGCGAGGGAGGTGGAAAGTGTCACGGGATGCAGCAGTCTCACCCGGACAGCATGGGAGACCTCTCGGCAGAGCTGCGTGCTGGACTGGTCACGGCGGGCTGGCCAGCGTGGGAGCTGGAGACCCCGGTACCCAAATGGTGTGGGGCCTTCACGGCTGTGGATGCAGGTGGGAGGAAAAAGGATTTTACCGTTTATTGCTCTCTGAGGCCCAAGGACGGGTGCGAGATGGAGCTGGCTGGGGCCGGCACATCGCTGGGGCCGTGGCTGAACCGCGTCCCTTTGCTCATCAGGGTCCAGCGCTCAGGAGCTGCAGAGACATGCGAGCAAAGAGGCTTTTGGGGTGTTTGGGGAGCACTGAAGCAGGGCAGCTGAGCGCCCtgagcagcagctgctccagcccGGCTCGTCGGCTGAGACGGGACGGCAGTGACGTTAGTACGCCCACCGGGCAGCTGGGCCTGAACCACGAGGGGAGCTCGTCCTGGAGCTAACGAAGCTGCCCAAGGCCAGTTATAGAGGCAAAGCGCCAGCTCCCTGTGCCGCCCCGTGGAGAAGCAGCGGTTTAAACCCGCGCCCCAGCTCCTGTCCctttgcttctcctcctcctcggggCAGGGACTTCTGCGCACGCAGGGGAACCTTTAAAGCATTTCTGTTTGGCGGCCACCCGAACATGCACTGATTTGAGGTCCTGGCTCACCGGATCCGCTGGCTCACGGGGTTATATCACAGCTCTCGCAGTGCCACACGCACCTCTGCAGCCTCCGCTGGTGGCTTCGAGGGAGGCCAGGAGAAGCTGAGTCcgtctgctgccagccagcgtcTAGCTGTTGCGGTTGTAAAGGAAAGTTTGGCTATGGGGGGGCTGCCAGGTGAGAAACCAGCCTAGCTGTTCGTTTAGAAACACCAGCAAAACTCAGAGGGCAAATCCTGCCATGCTCTGATCCACGCTAGCCCTGCACCGGGATGAGGTGCATCTCTTCCTCtcataaaagatgaaataaagcTGGAGAGATGCGCAAGGAGGGGAGAGTTTGTCTGCAGAGAGGTAGATGTTGGAGATGGGCAGGGCCTGGAAAGCAAAGCAGCCCGGTCCTGGGAGAGGCTCTGGGGCAGCGAGGGGAGCCCATGGCTGAGCCAGGACATCCCTGCGGGCTGCTCTTTGGGGTAGGGAGATCTGCACCAGGGTCGCAGGGCTCTGAGCAAAGCTTGGGCTTGGCAACTGAACAGCAGCTTCTTCTGGGGGACTTTTGCAGCAGCCCGAACACGCTGGGATGTGGTGCAAGCCCCCACCTCCGCGCCAGAGTTCCCCACGGTGGGGTTTAGCTGACGTTCATTAAACGGACGGAGCTGGGCACTGAAGCGATGCAGTAAACAGAGCTGGTTCTTCCGGCCCAGCTGCAGCGGGAGGAAACGAGGCACCTAAACCACAGGGCACAGGAGCTGCGGGCAGGGGGTCTCACGCAGGGGCCAgtgagccgggggctcccggtgCTCGCCCCGGTTCCTGCACTGCGCCGCAGGTCCAAGCCCCATGTGTGCTCCCAGCCCTTGCCCTGTGGGACCCCATGGTCCCAAAGGCTAAAAGCCCTCCTGGCCATCAAGTGACCTAAATCCCAGGGAAGCCCCAGCAGGGAAAGTGTTTCTGGTTGATTCAGATGAGAAAATGGAGAGCGTAAATAAAGAGGCCTGGCTTGCGTCTAAAAGGGGCAGGTGACCTCCAGGTGGGCCCAGATGGGCTGAGAACTCGCTCCCTTTCCCCATGGAAGACTGCAGTTAAGGTACTGCCTCTTCCCGGGGGGTTCaaacctgctgctgccgcccacGTGATAAGTCAGCCCAGTTTTGTATCAACCCCATTGCACAGCAATTAAATATTCAcgtggagagcttgtgggtggCTCTGTAGCTGAGCAGTTAGAGCATGCACTTGCAAGTGGGGCCTTGGGACTCCTGCTCCAGAGGatactgaagtctttttttttttttccgtgcaATGGCAATGTGTGCAGGAACTGGCCATCCATGTCCTCATTCAGAGGGGGAAATGTCCAAGTCACCAAACTACAGAGAGTTTCATACCTCAGCCTCCTCTCTGACCCAGGAAATATTCAGTGATGTTGTGATGGAGCCCCGGGGTCTGCCTAGACCCTTTCTGCAAGGTTTCATTGGAACATCAACCAGAAAGCAGCCCTGTTCAGTTAGAAAAAATTCAGGAGACAGGATGGAAATAGAAGGGTTTGTACCCAAATCACACTGTGCTGTGTCCTTGCTGGTAGGCCCTCTCCTCTGAGTGGTGGCTCGGGTTGGGATGCTCCCCAGGAAGGTTCGACCTTGCTCCTTCCAGACACAGCAGTCGACCCCATGCCATGCTGCCTCAGCACTGTCCATCACACGTGAGACACGGAGACTTGCTTCTCCTGGGTCAGCACCCAAAATAGTCTGGTCTCTCAGAGATGGGGTTTGGCTTGTCCTAGCAAGAGGAGGCAGCCAAGCCATTGAGTTGTGGCCTCCCGAGCTTTGGGGAACAAGGGACAGAGgcccccaaccccccgcagctgGATGGAGGATGAGGGTGAGGAAGGATGGAAGAGTCCTGACAGTGCTGTGGGTTTGGCTGGGGGTTTTGAAGCTGCCCCTGAGTTGTGCTGGGTTTGGTAGAGGTAGAGCCTGTGTTCAGAGCCTGTGTTGGGTGCAAAGGGCCCGCAGTGCACACCGTCCCACGTGGGACATCCTACACAAGCTCATCCTACATGAGCTCGTGACTGCTATTTCAAGCCCCTTTTCTCGTCTTGCAGGTGGGATCTCAGCAGCCGGGAACAGCACCGGGAGCGATACAAGTGAGTAACATCTCGGGCCCCTCAGGCTCTTCCCTATGCATGGCCCCAGGGCCCCTTCCCATCCCCGCTGGCTGCGCCACAAAGGCACTGGTCCCCTGCAGAGCTAGAGACATCCCCATCACCACAGCCCTTTCCCCGCATCTCACAAAACTTGGACGTGCCGAGCCGTGGGACCAGCAGGAACTCAAAGACTTCTCCAATCCCACCTCCGCTCAGACATGTTACACGGGAACCACCAGGAGCCATGATGCCTTGTCTGACTGAGTCATGGCCCTGACCATAAACCACGTGCCTAATTCTTCCACCTACTTCATTCTAAAATTGTTGACAGAGCATTTACCCCAAGCACTGTGTTAACTGGGCAAACCTTTAAAATCGTGCTTGACAATGTTGGAGGGAATCCCAGGCTGTGATCTCCTCCGCAGCATTTCCCCAGCCTTGCGTCTAGCTCTCCTTCGGCAAAGCGGGATCAGTTTTGGCTTTCCCAAGAACCCAAGTAGTTTTCCTTCATGTTTGCAGAGCATGTAGCATGGCTCAGGACCAGGCAATCGATTCATGCACACACAGTTTGTGCCATTCCCATCTTCAGGGTGTTAATCATGAATTCTGCAACCCAAGTTCAGCTCTGGGAGCAAATTACAGGCAAAAGcacaaaatgcagcaaaaatacCAAATACAACACAATACAAAAAACGTGCTAGTGATGAGGAGAAAAGCCAGCTGAAGACATGGGTCTGTCCTTGCAAAGGCTTCTTAGTGCATGTCAGCTCCCATAACTCCATGACAGGTGGCACTTTTGGACCTAAGCTGGGACTAACAAGATAAACTGAACTCCATGGGGTTTTGCCTCTAATGCTTTTAAATGCTTGGGCTCTGGGCCCTGGTTCATGTACTacaaggtggcaggagagctatTAGCAGAGGCTTTTGCACGAAGCAGTAAGCTGCTTACGGCTGCTGATTTCAACCATATAGAACAGATCCATTTTATCACTCATGTTTTAATTATGGAAACCAAAAATAATGCAAGAAAAtcaagtctggcagctaaattaACAGCTGGAATTAAGTTGTATTTTAGAGGAAAGCCCCAATTATGATGAATGTATAAAGGCAACTAACAATTTTGAGCATGTGTAAGTGACTATTAAAGGCCATAGAAGTGTGTCTGAAAACCAAGACATCACCTGTGAAGGGATCCTGAGTAAATAGCAAATTAATACGTTTCTTTATGACTTTAGGAGGGCAGCTACTAGTTGTACATAGGCAGGAGTGGGAGCAGGCAAAAAATATCCCAGGGAAGCCATTTCTACAGTAAATTGGAGTTTCTGCTAAAGGAATATTTTCACAAAAAGTCTCTGATAGCCactgcaaatgctgctgcttcaTCAAAACAAAGCCAAACGCTCCAAAGAAGCATAATCCATTAAAATGGAAAGCTCTTGACCTAGGGGATGCTGGGGATGTCTCACGGGAGCTGTGCTTTCTCCATTTCCCTGGTGGAGCCATGTCCTCCCTGGGGTGCCAGGACCCCACACTCATGTGCCCAGCCCAGTGTTCACTGGTATTAATTGCAAGAGAAGAgcaatttcttctcttcccaggTGGCGTTGGTTGAGGGGTGCCCCAGGGAAGGCTGTGCTCGGGTGGGGAGCAGGCTGTGAGCACCCTTCTCCCCCAGCAGGCATGGCATGCCCCAAGTCCCACCAGCACCCGCGCTATGTGGCGGCCAAGAGGAACATGCCCGTCCACTTCATCTGCTACACCTCCGAGCCTCAGCACATGCAGTGGTACAAAATGGTGGAGGGCACCGACAACCTCTATGAGCTGGATGACAGCACCTCCCGCTTCAGCATAGAGCGGAAGGATACCTTCATCAACTTCACCATCTTCAGGATCACCTATGAGGACAACGGCATCTACGTGTGTGACAGTAAAAACCTCACGGAGGAGAAGAAGCAGACACACACGTGCGGGACCGAGCTCAGAGTCATGAGTGAGTGAGAGCACCCCATATGCCCCGCTCACCTCCGCACATTCTCCAACCCCCGCACACCCCAGGAGATGCTCTTTCTCCACATGCACCTCTCACTTTTCCCCCTCCGTATGAGCCCCATGTCATGCCCTTGTGCATCTACCTCTCCCCAATGCCTGTGAGATCCCTTTGGATACAAGTTTGGATGCCCCATGGCACCGCAGTCACTTCTTTGCACACTGCCAGCCAAGCAAGCAGCTGGATAACCCCTCTGATTTGCCATGGCTCATCTGTGCCACATAAACACATCCCAGGGACTGCATTTCCTTGAAAAAAGACATTCTGCTTGTCCTGGTC
This portion of the Apteryx mantelli isolate bAptMan1 chromosome 28, bAptMan1.hap1, whole genome shotgun sequence genome encodes:
- the CD79B gene encoding B-cell antigen receptor complex-associated protein beta chain isoform X2, with translation MAGVFKRLWVLQANLWMMALVTGGISAAGNSTGSDTSMACPKSHQHPRYVAAKRNMPVHFICYTSEPQHMQWYKMVEGTDNLYELDDSTSRFSIERKDTFINFTIFRITYEDNGIYVCDSKNLTEEKKQTHTCGTELRVMSHSNIQQVQSRNTLKDAIIIIQSILLVIFISVPMLLFLDKGEGKDSPEEDHTYEGLEVEQMATYEDITPFRDVKAKWTVGEHPGEE
- the CD79B gene encoding B-cell antigen receptor complex-associated protein beta chain isoform X1, which codes for MAGVFKRLWVLQANLWMMALVTGGISAAGNSTGSDTTGMACPKSHQHPRYVAAKRNMPVHFICYTSEPQHMQWYKMVEGTDNLYELDDSTSRFSIERKDTFINFTIFRITYEDNGIYVCDSKNLTEEKKQTHTCGTELRVMSHSNIQQVQSRNTLKDAIIIIQSILLVIFISVPMLLFLDKGEGKDSPEEDHTYEGLEVEQMATYEDITPFRDVKAKWTVGEHPGEE